A genomic stretch from Mastacembelus armatus chromosome 7, fMasArm1.2, whole genome shotgun sequence includes:
- the usp19 gene encoding ubiquitin carboxyl-terminal hydrolase 19 isoform X1, translating to MASSGGSSVAGSETMGRRGGAQQRGGNGRDNSSDLSSSTSKKKQKDRANQESREAKRAAAAAAAVEGVIPEVKKDVFVDWKQNVNEVTVRLRCGEGVQRLEDINTTFTDTYCHVCFPDGRQWSCQLQEEIEASCSKIQYKEKGGFLHIIMHKKIPFHNWPSLKSNKKEKEKGATATETKNDKGMEMKPVALESSEKCKLSFTEPQIQPQASASPTHSELRRSSKPERGIKRCLKNKPACDKDTPDSVGVKGGAGEGFDISKPVTVMRSDQQPQEHTIMQMPKTTKEAILPAERDAHSVKPNGKVPVEHLPAGRTLQCKDGDNRAETLGSGQEQKIEVVADAAADTAAARGNTQVAEKRSQPSDRYGATAHGSESQPAAPVNTGDCLTPITFSNDVDSASPEMSGDRTDSESEKKPVEQELEQDTLICQQLGLGEAIPVQVQGLPPSLTQSQGICDGEEKRDQSKEEPSLEIMQQEAPEPMVNLQFVKNDSYEKGTDLMVVNVYMKGICRDTARVIFREQDFTLIFQTSDANFLRLHSDCGPNTVFKWQVKLRNLIQPEQCRYSFTPSRLDITLKKRHSQRWGGLEAHAPQGLLPGAVGGAKVAVPSSPACMEKSQPGSSQHSLPAKEEPPRLGEEKPKAPKASSRVEDGGLDTVAPRTVSEHVAIPKPEPTVTTPKPTCMVQPMTHAPPASSERHEEEEEKKVCLPGFTGLVNLGNTCFMNSVIQSLSNTRELRDYFHDRAFEAEINCNNPLGTGGRLAIGFAVLLRALWKGTHHAFQPSKLKAIVASKASQFTGYAQHDAQEFMAFLLDGLHEDLNRIQNKPYTETVDSDGRLDEVVAEEAWQRHKMRNDSFIVDLFQGQFKSKLVCPICSKVSITFDPFLYLPVPLPQKQKVLSVFYFAKEPHKKPIKFLVSVSKENSSTAEVLESISRSVRIKPENLRLAEVGKNRFQRMLLPSHSLDTVSSSDMLFCFEVLSKELAKERVVLLRVQQKLQVPNIPISKCAACLKPPGTEEDKLKRCTRCYRVGYCNQVCQKTHWPSHKGLCRPNTENVGLPFLVSVPESRLTYARLSQLLEGYSRFSVNVFQPPFQSGRTSPETSQGRVDLPPMPAGSPEGLGSGDEAIGGGSTIGAGDMELESQSLGPGSQRECAQASALHSLESDSLSSSQTSLSTTQTADSGFSEPVSTTSCYSLDPHAEKETSCEKAVRPEAAVTGYQHPIESASGHASQFHISLVDSNSKEQRLDEREEVLADLPEDATLELVWKNNERLKEYVLVSSKELEYEEDPGSLSETARAGHFTLEQCLNLFTKPEVLAPEEAWYCPKCQQHREASKQLLLWRLPNVLIIQLKRFSFRSFIWRDKINDMVDFPVRNLDLSKFCIGQKDEMQQPPIYDLYAVINHYGGMIGGHYTAYARLPSDKNSQRSDVGWRLFDDSTVTMVEESQVVTRYAYVLFYRRRNSPVERPPRFLRPVGAESPTAAGANASQASLIWRELEEEEEGLDEGPHGLFRSALRRRQTPGNRDEEDEDRTEGSVRRHRRQWMSDYPDDDCVRYFVLGTLTAVFALFVNLVYPLFYKVSWT from the exons ATGGCCAGCAGTGGAGGTAGCAGTGTTGCTGGTAGTGAAACAATGGGCCGACGCGGAGGGGCTCAACAAAGAGGAGGTAATGGCAGGGACAACAGCTCAGACCTGTCCTCCAGTACCAGTAAGAAGAAGCAGAAGGACAGAGCCAACCAGGAGAGCAGGGAGGCCAAgagggcagcagcagctgccgcAGCGGTAGAAGGGGTCATTCCAGAAGTCAAGAAAG atgtgttTGTGGACTGGAAACAGAATGTCAATGAAGTGACTGTCAGATTGCGCTGTGGGGAGGGTGTGCAGAGACTTGAGGACATCAACACAACCTTCACTGATACATACTGCCATGTGTGCTTCCCAG ATGGACGGCAGTGGAGCTGCCAGTTGCAGGAGGAAATTGAAGCTTCATGTAGCAAAATCCAATACAAGGAAAAGGGAGGCTTTCTGCATATCATCATGCACAAGAAGATTCCCTTTCATAATTGGCCTTCACTTAAG tcaaacaaaaaggaaaaggaaaagggggCAACAGCCACAGAGACTAAAAATGACAAGGGGATGGAGATGAAGCCTGTTGCCCTGGAGTcatcagaaaaatgtaaactgtCCTTCACGGAGCCACAAATTCAGCCCCAAGCTTCTGCCTCACCTACACACAGCGAGTTGCGACGCAGTAGTAAACCTGAGCGGGGTATCAAGCGctgtctgaaaaacaaaccagcGTGTGACAAGGACACTCCAGACTCTGTAGGGGTGAAAGGTGGAGCTGGAGAAGGCTTTGACATTAGCAAACCGGTTACTGTCATGAGAAGTGATCAGCAGCCCCAGGAGCACACCATCATGCAGATGCCCAAGACCACCAAGGAGGCTATTTTACCAGCCGAGAGAGATGCACACTCTGTCAAACCTAATGGTAAAGTGCCAGTAGAGCACCTGCCCGCTGGTCGGACCCTGCAATGTAAGGATGGAGACAACAGAGCAGAGACACTTGGCAGTGGTCAGGAGCAGAAAATTGAAGTtgttgctgatgctgctgctgatactGCTGCTGCAAGGGGCAACACTCAG GTGGCAGAGAAGCGAAGCCAGCCTTCAGACCGATATGGAGCAACAGCACATGGCAGTGAAAGTCAACCAGCAGCTCCTGTCAACACCGGTGACTGTCTCACACCTATCACCTTTAGCAATGATGTGGACTCAGCTTCTCCTGAAATGTCAGGAGATAGAACAGACTCTGAGTCAGAGAAAAAGCCTGTTGAGCAAGAATTGGAGCAGGATACTCTGATCTGCCAGCAGTTAGGTTTAGGAGAGGCCATACCTGTACAGGTGCAAGGCTTGCCACCCAGTTTAACCCAGAGCCAAGGTATCTGTGATGGAGAGGAGAAGCGGGACCAGTCAAAGGAGGAGCCTTCTCTTGAAATTATGCAACAAGAAG CGCCAGAGCCAATGGTTAACTTACAATTTGTGAAGAATGATTCATACGAGAAGGGCACGGACCTGATGGTGGTTAATGTTTACATGAAGGGAATTTGCCGGGACACAGCCAGGGTAATTTTCAGGGAACAGGACTTCACCCTCATCTTTCAGACAAG TGATGCTAACTTTCTGCGGCTTCATTCAGACTGTGGACCAAATACAGTCTTCAAGTGGCAAGTCAAACTCAG GAACCTGATCCAGCCTGAGCAGTGCAGATACTCCTTCACCCCGTCCCGTCTGGACATCACCCTCAAGAAGAGACACAGCCAGCGCTGGGGTGGTCTGGAGGCCCATGCCCCACAAGGTCTGCTGCCAG GTGCAGTGGGTGGCGCCAAGGTTGCTGTGCCCTCCAGCCCTGCCTGCATGGAGAAAAGCCAGCCAGGCAGCAGTCAACACAGCCTCCCAGCCAAGGAGGAGCCACCGAGGCTTGGGGAGGAGAAACCCAAGGCCCCTAAGGCCTCATCCAGAGTAGAGGATGGTGGTCTGGATACTGTGGCCCCTCGCACAGTCTCTGAGCATGTTGCTATCCCCAAACCAGAGCCAACTGTTACCACG CCTAAGCCTACATGCATGGTGCAACCTATGACCCATGCACCACCTGCCAGCAGTGAGCGccatgaggaagaagaagagaagaaggtgTGCCTGCCTGGTTTTACAGGATTGGTCAACCTTGGCAACACCTGCTTCATGAACAGTGTTATCCAATCCCTCTCCAACACCAGGGAACTCAGGGATTACTTCCATG ATCGAGCATTTGAGGCAGAAATCAACTGTAATAATCCATTGGGAACAGGAGGGAGGCTAGCCATTGGTTTTGCTGTGCTGCTTAGGGCCCTCTGGAAGGGCACACACCACGCCTTCCAACCCTCAAAACTCAAG GCAATTGTGGCCAGTAAAGCCAGTCAGTTTACAGGCTACGCCCAGCACGATGCCCAGGAGTTCATGGCTTTCCTGCTGGATGGGCTCCATGAGGACTTGAACCGTATCCAGAATAAGCCGTACACAGAGACGGTTGACTCTGATGGACGGCTGGATGAA GTGGTAGCAGAGGAAGCATGGCAGAGGCACAAGATGAGGAATGACTCCTTTATAGTTGACCTCTTCCAAGGCCAATTCAAATCCAAGCTTGTTTGCCCCATATGCTCCAAG GTGTCTATCACCTTTGATCCTTTCCTCTACTTGCCAGTCCCATTGCCCCAGAAACAAAAGGTGCTCTCAGTTTTCTACTTTGCTAAGGAACCTCATAAAAAACCCATTAAG TTTTTGGTGAGTGTGAGCAAGGAAAACTCTAGCACTGCTGAGGTGCTTGAATCCATCTCCAGGAGCGTAAGGATTAAACCAGAGAATCTCAGACTTGCAGAG GTGGGGAAGAATCGTTTCCAGCGCATGTTACTGCCATCCCATTCTCTGGACACAGTGTCCTCCTCTGACATGTTGTTCTGCTTTGAGGTGCTCTCTAAAGAACTGGCCAAAGAGAGAGTGGTATTGCTCAGAGTGCAACAG AAACTCCAGGTCCCTAACATCCCCATCTCAAAGTGTGCTGCTTGCCTGAAACCTCCAGGGACTGAGGAAGACAAGCTGAAACGGTGCACTCGCTGCTATCGTGTGGGCTACTGCAATCA AGTATGCCAGAAGACCCACTGGCCCAGTCACAAGGGTCTGTGTCGACCCAACACAGAAAATGTGGGTCTGCCCTTCCTGGTGAGCGTGCCAGAGTCCCGACTCACCTATGCCCGGCTGAGCCAGCTCCTAGAGGGTTATTCCAG GTTCTCTGTCAACGTGTTCCAGCCTCCTTTCCAGTCAGGTAGGACATCACCTGAAACGTCCCAGGGCCGGGTAGACCTCCCCCCAATGCCAGCAGGCTCTCCTGAGGGTCTTGGGTCTGGGGATGAGGCCATTGGAGGTGGCAGTACTATAGGAGCAGGTGATATGGAACTGGAGAGTCAGTCTCTGGGTCCTGGATCCCAGAGAGAGTGTGCTCAAGCCTCAGCCCTCCACTCTCTGGAGTCTgattccctctcctcctcccagacctcactctccaccacacAGACTGCAGACTCAGGATTCTCTGAGCCAGTCTCTACAACGTCCTGCTACTCCCTGGATCCTCATGCTGAGAAAGAGACATCCTGTGAAAAGGCTGTACGGCCAGAAG CTGCAGTAACAGGGTATCAGCATCCAATTGAATCAGCATCGGGTCATGCCAGTCAGTTCCACATATCTCTGGTGGACTCTAACAGTAAAGAACAGAGGCTGGATGAGAGAG agGAAGTGTTGGCAGATCTCCCTGAGGATGCGACCCTGGAGCTGGTGTGGAAAAACAACGAGCGTCTGAAGGAATACGTCCTGGTCAGCTCCAAGGAGCTTGAGTATGAGGAGGACCCTGGCTCTCTGAGTGAGACAGCCAGAGCTGGGCACTTTACCCTAGAACAGTGCCTCAACCTCTTTACCAAGCCAGAGGTGCTGGCACCAGAGGAGGCATG gtactGTCCAAAGTGCCAGCAGCACCGTGAGGCCTCCAAGCAGCTGCTGCTATGGCGTCTGCCCAATGTCCTGATCATCCAACTCAAACGCTTCTCCTTCAGGAGCTTCATCTGGAGGGATAAGATCAACGACATGGTTGACTTTCCTGTCAG GAATCTGGATCTGAGCAAGTTCTGTATTGGCCAGAAGGATGAGATGCAACAGCCCCCAATCTATGACTTATATGCAGTCATTAACCATTATGGGGGAATGATAGGAGGCCACTACACAGCCTATGCTCGCCTACCAAGTGACAAGAACAGTCAGCGCAGTGACGTGG GTTGGCGTCTTTTTGATGACAGCACTGTCACGATGGTGGAAGAGAGTCAGGTGGTGACACGCTACGCCTACGTTCTGTTCTACCGACGGCGAAACTCCCCTGTGGAAAGGCCGCCGCGCTTCCTCAGGCCTGTAGGAGCTGAGTCGCCCACTGCTGCTGGAGCTAATGCCAGCCAG
- the usp19 gene encoding ubiquitin carboxyl-terminal hydrolase 19 isoform X2, whose amino-acid sequence MASSGGSSVAGSETMGRRGGAQQRGGNGRDNSSDLSSSTSKKKQKDRANQESREAKRAAAAAAAVEGVIPEVKKDVFVDWKQNVNEVTVRLRCGEGVQRLEDINTTFTDTYCHVCFPDGRQWSCQLQEEIEASCSKIQYKEKGGFLHIIMHKKIPFHNWPSLKSNKKEKEKGATATETKNDKGMEMKPVALESSEKCKLSFTEPQIQPQASASPTHSELRRSSKPERGIKRCLKNKPACDKDTPDSVGVKGGAGEGFDISKPVTVMRSDQQPQEHTIMQMPKTTKEAILPAERDAHSVKPNGKVPVEHLPAGRTLQCKDGDNRAETLGSGQEQKIEVVADAAADTAAARGNTQVAEKRSQPSDRYGATAHGSESQPAAPVNTGDCLTPITFSNDVDSASPEMSGDRTDSESEKKPVEQELEQDTLICQQLGLGEAIPVQVQGLPPSLTQSQGICDGEEKRDQSKEEPSLEIMQQEAPEPMVNLQFVKNDSYEKGTDLMVVNVYMKGICRDTARVIFREQDFTLIFQTSDANFLRLHSDCGPNTVFKWQVKLRNLIQPEQCRYSFTPSRLDITLKKRHSQRWGGLEAHAPQGAVGGAKVAVPSSPACMEKSQPGSSQHSLPAKEEPPRLGEEKPKAPKASSRVEDGGLDTVAPRTVSEHVAIPKPEPTVTTPKPTCMVQPMTHAPPASSERHEEEEEKKVCLPGFTGLVNLGNTCFMNSVIQSLSNTRELRDYFHDRAFEAEINCNNPLGTGGRLAIGFAVLLRALWKGTHHAFQPSKLKAIVASKASQFTGYAQHDAQEFMAFLLDGLHEDLNRIQNKPYTETVDSDGRLDEVVAEEAWQRHKMRNDSFIVDLFQGQFKSKLVCPICSKVSITFDPFLYLPVPLPQKQKVLSVFYFAKEPHKKPIKFLVSVSKENSSTAEVLESISRSVRIKPENLRLAEVGKNRFQRMLLPSHSLDTVSSSDMLFCFEVLSKELAKERVVLLRVQQKLQVPNIPISKCAACLKPPGTEEDKLKRCTRCYRVGYCNQVCQKTHWPSHKGLCRPNTENVGLPFLVSVPESRLTYARLSQLLEGYSRFSVNVFQPPFQSGRTSPETSQGRVDLPPMPAGSPEGLGSGDEAIGGGSTIGAGDMELESQSLGPGSQRECAQASALHSLESDSLSSSQTSLSTTQTADSGFSEPVSTTSCYSLDPHAEKETSCEKAVRPEAAVTGYQHPIESASGHASQFHISLVDSNSKEQRLDEREEVLADLPEDATLELVWKNNERLKEYVLVSSKELEYEEDPGSLSETARAGHFTLEQCLNLFTKPEVLAPEEAWYCPKCQQHREASKQLLLWRLPNVLIIQLKRFSFRSFIWRDKINDMVDFPVRNLDLSKFCIGQKDEMQQPPIYDLYAVINHYGGMIGGHYTAYARLPSDKNSQRSDVGWRLFDDSTVTMVEESQVVTRYAYVLFYRRRNSPVERPPRFLRPVGAESPTAAGANASQASLIWRELEEEEEGLDEGPHGLFRSALRRRQTPGNRDEEDEDRTEGSVRRHRRQWMSDYPDDDCVRYFVLGTLTAVFALFVNLVYPLFYKVSWT is encoded by the exons ATGGCCAGCAGTGGAGGTAGCAGTGTTGCTGGTAGTGAAACAATGGGCCGACGCGGAGGGGCTCAACAAAGAGGAGGTAATGGCAGGGACAACAGCTCAGACCTGTCCTCCAGTACCAGTAAGAAGAAGCAGAAGGACAGAGCCAACCAGGAGAGCAGGGAGGCCAAgagggcagcagcagctgccgcAGCGGTAGAAGGGGTCATTCCAGAAGTCAAGAAAG atgtgttTGTGGACTGGAAACAGAATGTCAATGAAGTGACTGTCAGATTGCGCTGTGGGGAGGGTGTGCAGAGACTTGAGGACATCAACACAACCTTCACTGATACATACTGCCATGTGTGCTTCCCAG ATGGACGGCAGTGGAGCTGCCAGTTGCAGGAGGAAATTGAAGCTTCATGTAGCAAAATCCAATACAAGGAAAAGGGAGGCTTTCTGCATATCATCATGCACAAGAAGATTCCCTTTCATAATTGGCCTTCACTTAAG tcaaacaaaaaggaaaaggaaaagggggCAACAGCCACAGAGACTAAAAATGACAAGGGGATGGAGATGAAGCCTGTTGCCCTGGAGTcatcagaaaaatgtaaactgtCCTTCACGGAGCCACAAATTCAGCCCCAAGCTTCTGCCTCACCTACACACAGCGAGTTGCGACGCAGTAGTAAACCTGAGCGGGGTATCAAGCGctgtctgaaaaacaaaccagcGTGTGACAAGGACACTCCAGACTCTGTAGGGGTGAAAGGTGGAGCTGGAGAAGGCTTTGACATTAGCAAACCGGTTACTGTCATGAGAAGTGATCAGCAGCCCCAGGAGCACACCATCATGCAGATGCCCAAGACCACCAAGGAGGCTATTTTACCAGCCGAGAGAGATGCACACTCTGTCAAACCTAATGGTAAAGTGCCAGTAGAGCACCTGCCCGCTGGTCGGACCCTGCAATGTAAGGATGGAGACAACAGAGCAGAGACACTTGGCAGTGGTCAGGAGCAGAAAATTGAAGTtgttgctgatgctgctgctgatactGCTGCTGCAAGGGGCAACACTCAG GTGGCAGAGAAGCGAAGCCAGCCTTCAGACCGATATGGAGCAACAGCACATGGCAGTGAAAGTCAACCAGCAGCTCCTGTCAACACCGGTGACTGTCTCACACCTATCACCTTTAGCAATGATGTGGACTCAGCTTCTCCTGAAATGTCAGGAGATAGAACAGACTCTGAGTCAGAGAAAAAGCCTGTTGAGCAAGAATTGGAGCAGGATACTCTGATCTGCCAGCAGTTAGGTTTAGGAGAGGCCATACCTGTACAGGTGCAAGGCTTGCCACCCAGTTTAACCCAGAGCCAAGGTATCTGTGATGGAGAGGAGAAGCGGGACCAGTCAAAGGAGGAGCCTTCTCTTGAAATTATGCAACAAGAAG CGCCAGAGCCAATGGTTAACTTACAATTTGTGAAGAATGATTCATACGAGAAGGGCACGGACCTGATGGTGGTTAATGTTTACATGAAGGGAATTTGCCGGGACACAGCCAGGGTAATTTTCAGGGAACAGGACTTCACCCTCATCTTTCAGACAAG TGATGCTAACTTTCTGCGGCTTCATTCAGACTGTGGACCAAATACAGTCTTCAAGTGGCAAGTCAAACTCAG GAACCTGATCCAGCCTGAGCAGTGCAGATACTCCTTCACCCCGTCCCGTCTGGACATCACCCTCAAGAAGAGACACAGCCAGCGCTGGGGTGGTCTGGAGGCCCATGCCCCACAAG GTGCAGTGGGTGGCGCCAAGGTTGCTGTGCCCTCCAGCCCTGCCTGCATGGAGAAAAGCCAGCCAGGCAGCAGTCAACACAGCCTCCCAGCCAAGGAGGAGCCACCGAGGCTTGGGGAGGAGAAACCCAAGGCCCCTAAGGCCTCATCCAGAGTAGAGGATGGTGGTCTGGATACTGTGGCCCCTCGCACAGTCTCTGAGCATGTTGCTATCCCCAAACCAGAGCCAACTGTTACCACG CCTAAGCCTACATGCATGGTGCAACCTATGACCCATGCACCACCTGCCAGCAGTGAGCGccatgaggaagaagaagagaagaaggtgTGCCTGCCTGGTTTTACAGGATTGGTCAACCTTGGCAACACCTGCTTCATGAACAGTGTTATCCAATCCCTCTCCAACACCAGGGAACTCAGGGATTACTTCCATG ATCGAGCATTTGAGGCAGAAATCAACTGTAATAATCCATTGGGAACAGGAGGGAGGCTAGCCATTGGTTTTGCTGTGCTGCTTAGGGCCCTCTGGAAGGGCACACACCACGCCTTCCAACCCTCAAAACTCAAG GCAATTGTGGCCAGTAAAGCCAGTCAGTTTACAGGCTACGCCCAGCACGATGCCCAGGAGTTCATGGCTTTCCTGCTGGATGGGCTCCATGAGGACTTGAACCGTATCCAGAATAAGCCGTACACAGAGACGGTTGACTCTGATGGACGGCTGGATGAA GTGGTAGCAGAGGAAGCATGGCAGAGGCACAAGATGAGGAATGACTCCTTTATAGTTGACCTCTTCCAAGGCCAATTCAAATCCAAGCTTGTTTGCCCCATATGCTCCAAG GTGTCTATCACCTTTGATCCTTTCCTCTACTTGCCAGTCCCATTGCCCCAGAAACAAAAGGTGCTCTCAGTTTTCTACTTTGCTAAGGAACCTCATAAAAAACCCATTAAG TTTTTGGTGAGTGTGAGCAAGGAAAACTCTAGCACTGCTGAGGTGCTTGAATCCATCTCCAGGAGCGTAAGGATTAAACCAGAGAATCTCAGACTTGCAGAG GTGGGGAAGAATCGTTTCCAGCGCATGTTACTGCCATCCCATTCTCTGGACACAGTGTCCTCCTCTGACATGTTGTTCTGCTTTGAGGTGCTCTCTAAAGAACTGGCCAAAGAGAGAGTGGTATTGCTCAGAGTGCAACAG AAACTCCAGGTCCCTAACATCCCCATCTCAAAGTGTGCTGCTTGCCTGAAACCTCCAGGGACTGAGGAAGACAAGCTGAAACGGTGCACTCGCTGCTATCGTGTGGGCTACTGCAATCA AGTATGCCAGAAGACCCACTGGCCCAGTCACAAGGGTCTGTGTCGACCCAACACAGAAAATGTGGGTCTGCCCTTCCTGGTGAGCGTGCCAGAGTCCCGACTCACCTATGCCCGGCTGAGCCAGCTCCTAGAGGGTTATTCCAG GTTCTCTGTCAACGTGTTCCAGCCTCCTTTCCAGTCAGGTAGGACATCACCTGAAACGTCCCAGGGCCGGGTAGACCTCCCCCCAATGCCAGCAGGCTCTCCTGAGGGTCTTGGGTCTGGGGATGAGGCCATTGGAGGTGGCAGTACTATAGGAGCAGGTGATATGGAACTGGAGAGTCAGTCTCTGGGTCCTGGATCCCAGAGAGAGTGTGCTCAAGCCTCAGCCCTCCACTCTCTGGAGTCTgattccctctcctcctcccagacctcactctccaccacacAGACTGCAGACTCAGGATTCTCTGAGCCAGTCTCTACAACGTCCTGCTACTCCCTGGATCCTCATGCTGAGAAAGAGACATCCTGTGAAAAGGCTGTACGGCCAGAAG CTGCAGTAACAGGGTATCAGCATCCAATTGAATCAGCATCGGGTCATGCCAGTCAGTTCCACATATCTCTGGTGGACTCTAACAGTAAAGAACAGAGGCTGGATGAGAGAG agGAAGTGTTGGCAGATCTCCCTGAGGATGCGACCCTGGAGCTGGTGTGGAAAAACAACGAGCGTCTGAAGGAATACGTCCTGGTCAGCTCCAAGGAGCTTGAGTATGAGGAGGACCCTGGCTCTCTGAGTGAGACAGCCAGAGCTGGGCACTTTACCCTAGAACAGTGCCTCAACCTCTTTACCAAGCCAGAGGTGCTGGCACCAGAGGAGGCATG gtactGTCCAAAGTGCCAGCAGCACCGTGAGGCCTCCAAGCAGCTGCTGCTATGGCGTCTGCCCAATGTCCTGATCATCCAACTCAAACGCTTCTCCTTCAGGAGCTTCATCTGGAGGGATAAGATCAACGACATGGTTGACTTTCCTGTCAG GAATCTGGATCTGAGCAAGTTCTGTATTGGCCAGAAGGATGAGATGCAACAGCCCCCAATCTATGACTTATATGCAGTCATTAACCATTATGGGGGAATGATAGGAGGCCACTACACAGCCTATGCTCGCCTACCAAGTGACAAGAACAGTCAGCGCAGTGACGTGG GTTGGCGTCTTTTTGATGACAGCACTGTCACGATGGTGGAAGAGAGTCAGGTGGTGACACGCTACGCCTACGTTCTGTTCTACCGACGGCGAAACTCCCCTGTGGAAAGGCCGCCGCGCTTCCTCAGGCCTGTAGGAGCTGAGTCGCCCACTGCTGCTGGAGCTAATGCCAGCCAG